Proteins co-encoded in one Ralstonia sp. RRA genomic window:
- a CDS encoding acyl carrier protein, with the protein MSSVITQDEIKSWLVENVAKETQSSPQDIKCDISVEKLGVDSVAVGELFTKLSDWLGKDIDPTISWDYPTIDKMAAHLAQVVSG; encoded by the coding sequence ATGAGTTCAGTTATCACGCAGGACGAGATCAAATCGTGGTTGGTAGAAAATGTGGCGAAAGAGACCCAGAGTTCGCCACAAGATATTAAATGCGACATCTCTGTAGAGAAGCTCGGCGTGGATTCGGTGGCGGTTGGCGAACTGTTTACCAAACTCAGTGATTGGCTTGGTAAGGATATCGATCCGACGATTTCCTGGGATTACCCCACGATCGACAAAATGGCCGCCCATCTAGCCCAGGTTGTCTCGGGCTGA
- the queD gene encoding 6-carboxytetrahydropterin synthase QueD produces MTKTVSITRRLEFDAGHRIPGHAGQCRNLHGHRYQLELTLTGEVLHNDKAADDGMILDFGDVKQLANKHLVDLWDHAFLVYRGDTKLVEFLNDMEGGHKTVVLNDVPTVENLAQVAFDILEPVFRNTFGHHLRLSKLVLYETPNCWADVKLARPHEQD; encoded by the coding sequence ATGACCAAGACCGTTTCCATCACGCGCCGGCTCGAATTCGATGCCGGCCACCGCATCCCGGGCCACGCCGGCCAGTGCCGCAACCTGCACGGCCATCGCTACCAGCTCGAACTCACGCTCACCGGCGAAGTCCTGCACAACGACAAGGCCGCCGACGACGGCATGATCCTCGACTTCGGCGACGTCAAGCAGCTCGCCAACAAGCACCTCGTGGATCTGTGGGACCACGCGTTCCTGGTCTATCGCGGCGACACGAAGCTGGTCGAATTCCTGAACGACATGGAAGGCGGCCACAAGACCGTTGTGCTGAACGACGTGCCCACTGTCGAGAACCTCGCGCAGGTCGCGTTCGACATCCTCGAGCCGGTGTTCCGCAACACGTTCGGGCACCATCTGCGCCTGTCCAAACTGGTGCTGTACGAAACCCCGAACTGCTGGGCCGACGTGAAGCTCGCGCGCCCGCACGAGCAGGATTGA
- a CDS encoding aldehyde dehydrogenase family protein, with amino-acid sequence MQQRDKLFINGKWVAPQGRGVIEVIHSATEEVMGTIPEGSAADAEAAVAAARAAFDGWAATPVAKRAEYIQKIADGLKARSEELAQLIAGEVGMPIKLARAIQVGGPVFNWGNVAKLLGKFEFEEQVANSLVVREPVGVVGAITPWNYPLNQITLKVAPALAAGCTVVLKPSEVAPLNAFVLAEVIEEAGLPPGVFNLVTGYGPVVGEVLASHPDVDMVSFTGSTRAGKRVAELAAQTVKRVALELGGKSASVILDDADLSAAVKGTLSACFLNSGQTCSAHTRMLVPRAKYEEVKALAAQFAAAYVPGDPAQETTRLGPLISAVQRDRVLGYIRKGLEEGADLITGGPEAPEGLSTGFFVKPTVLGNVKTTDTVAREEIFGPVLTVICYDNEDDAIRIANDSIYGLGGGVWSGDEARAIRVARRIRTGQVDINGGPFNMQAPFGGYKQSGNGRENGKYGLEEFLEYKALQLKPAQTA; translated from the coding sequence ATGCAGCAACGCGACAAGCTTTTCATCAATGGCAAGTGGGTGGCGCCGCAGGGCAGGGGCGTCATTGAAGTGATTCATTCGGCCACCGAAGAGGTGATGGGGACGATCCCTGAAGGCAGTGCTGCCGATGCCGAAGCCGCCGTAGCCGCCGCCCGTGCAGCGTTTGATGGTTGGGCCGCTACGCCCGTGGCCAAGCGCGCCGAGTACATCCAGAAGATCGCCGATGGCCTCAAGGCCCGAAGTGAAGAACTGGCGCAGCTGATTGCCGGTGAAGTCGGCATGCCGATCAAGCTGGCGCGCGCCATCCAGGTGGGCGGCCCGGTGTTCAACTGGGGCAACGTCGCCAAGTTGCTCGGCAAATTTGAATTTGAAGAGCAGGTCGCCAACTCGCTGGTGGTGCGCGAGCCGGTGGGTGTGGTGGGCGCTATCACGCCGTGGAATTACCCGCTCAACCAGATCACGCTGAAGGTTGCGCCCGCACTGGCTGCCGGCTGCACGGTGGTGCTCAAGCCGTCGGAAGTGGCGCCGCTCAACGCGTTTGTGCTGGCGGAAGTCATTGAAGAGGCCGGCCTGCCGCCGGGCGTGTTCAACCTCGTCACCGGTTACGGCCCGGTGGTGGGCGAGGTGCTGGCGAGCCACCCGGACGTCGACATGGTGTCGTTCACGGGCTCGACGCGCGCGGGCAAGCGTGTGGCCGAGCTGGCAGCACAAACGGTCAAGCGCGTGGCGCTCGAACTGGGCGGCAAGTCCGCCTCGGTGATCCTGGATGACGCGGACCTGTCAGCGGCGGTCAAGGGCACGTTGTCGGCGTGTTTCCTGAACTCGGGGCAGACCTGCTCTGCGCACACGCGCATGCTGGTGCCGCGTGCCAAGTACGAAGAGGTGAAGGCGCTGGCCGCGCAGTTTGCTGCTGCCTATGTGCCGGGCGACCCAGCGCAGGAGACCACGCGCCTGGGCCCGCTGATCTCCGCCGTGCAGCGCGACCGCGTGCTGGGCTACATCCGCAAGGGCCTGGAAGAGGGCGCCGACCTGATCACCGGCGGGCCGGAAGCACCGGAAGGGCTGTCGACCGGATTCTTCGTCAAGCCCACGGTACTGGGTAACGTCAAGACCACCGATACCGTGGCGCGCGAAGAAATCTTCGGCCCCGTGCTCACCGTGATCTGCTACGACAACGAGGATGACGCCATCCGCATCGCCAACGACAGCATCTACGGCCTGGGCGGCGGCGTGTGGTCGGGGGATGAGGCGCGGGCGATTCGCGTGGCGCGGCGCATCCGCACCGGGCAGGTCGACATCAACGGCGGGCCGTTCAACATGCAGGCGCCGTTTGGCGGCTACAAGCAGTCCGGCAACGGGCGCGAGAACGGCAAGTATGGGCTGGAGGAGTTCCTGGAATACAAGGCGCTGCAGCTCAAGCCCGCGCAGACGGCCTGA
- a CDS encoding DUF1289 domain-containing protein, producing MPDDLSSAPESTLLGRPDSPCVGICSTLFDEVCQGCGRTQLEVSNWVFMTDEERNVVWTRILAEGTAQGYNPDGSRK from the coding sequence ATGCCCGATGACCTTTCCAGTGCGCCCGAAAGCACCCTGCTCGGCCGCCCCGACAGCCCGTGCGTCGGCATCTGCTCGACCCTCTTCGATGAGGTCTGCCAGGGCTGTGGGCGCACCCAGCTGGAAGTCAGCAACTGGGTGTTCATGACCGACGAGGAGCGCAACGTGGTCTGGACGCGCATCCTGGCCGAAGGCACAGCCCAGGGCTACAACCCCGACGGTAGCCGCAAGTAA
- the queE gene encoding 7-carboxy-7-deazaguanine synthase has product MTYAVKEIFYTLQGEGANTGRAAVFCRFAGCNLWSGREADRATAVCQFCDTDFVGTDGTQGGKYTTADALADTVAAEWPADAKGGKPLVICTGGEPLLQLDKPLIDALHARGFEIAIETNGTIAVPEGIDWVCVSPKMGSELVVTRGDELKVVIPQDGQDLDAYERLDFQHFFLQAMDGPLARQNTAAAVELCQRRPRWRLSLQTHKMLGIR; this is encoded by the coding sequence ATGACTTACGCCGTCAAGGAAATCTTCTACACGCTGCAAGGCGAGGGTGCCAACACTGGCCGCGCAGCCGTCTTCTGCCGCTTCGCCGGCTGCAATCTATGGAGCGGGCGCGAAGCCGATCGCGCCACCGCCGTCTGCCAGTTCTGTGACACCGATTTCGTCGGCACGGACGGCACGCAAGGCGGCAAATACACCACCGCAGACGCTTTGGCCGATACCGTCGCCGCCGAATGGCCGGCCGACGCCAAGGGCGGCAAGCCGCTCGTTATCTGCACCGGTGGTGAGCCGCTGCTGCAACTCGATAAGCCCCTGATCGACGCGCTGCACGCACGCGGCTTCGAGATCGCCATCGAGACCAACGGCACCATCGCCGTGCCCGAGGGCATCGACTGGGTGTGCGTGAGCCCGAAGATGGGCTCCGAGCTGGTCGTCACGCGTGGGGATGAGCTGAAGGTCGTGATCCCGCAAGACGGGCAGGACCTGGACGCATATGAACGGCTGGATTTCCAGCATTTCTTCCTGCAGGCCATGGATGGCCCGCTGGCGCGGCAGAATACGGCTGCAGCCGTTGAGCTGTGCCAGCGCCGCCCGCGCTGGCGCCTGTCGCTGCAAACCCATAAGATGCTGGGCATCCGCTGA
- the ldcA gene encoding muramoyltetrapeptide carboxypeptidase: MTTVRLIAPSGYPNDAAIAERGVAHLEAQGCTIVNRECLSRQHQRFAGEDDARLADLHQIATSSGQEIAMAIRGGYGLTRLLDRIDFAAIHQRARATDTIIVGHSDFTAFSLAYLAATGGVTFAGPMLCADFGPPELDAYMAEHFWSILRNPTYSLRVDVPQAATPARVTGTLWGGNLAMLCCLVGTPYLPEIRDGILCVEDINEHPYRVERMLLQLQQAGVLEAQQALVLGDFSGYRTTPYDAGYDFDAMRDYLAERLSIPVLTGLPFGHCPTKATLPIGAQAELEVDATGFTLHLSGYPTLKA; the protein is encoded by the coding sequence ATGACCACCGTCCGCCTGATTGCACCTTCCGGTTATCCGAACGATGCAGCCATCGCCGAGCGCGGCGTGGCGCATCTGGAAGCGCAAGGCTGCACGATCGTCAACCGGGAATGTCTGAGCCGCCAGCATCAACGCTTTGCCGGCGAAGACGACGCGCGGCTGGCGGACTTGCACCAGATCGCCACAAGCAGCGGACAGGAAATCGCCATGGCCATCCGCGGCGGTTATGGGCTGACGCGCTTGCTGGACCGCATCGACTTTGCCGCCATTCACCAGCGCGCGCGTGCTACCGACACCATCATCGTTGGCCATAGCGATTTCACGGCGTTTTCGCTGGCGTATCTGGCCGCGACAGGCGGGGTGACATTTGCGGGGCCGATGCTGTGTGCGGATTTCGGCCCCCCCGAGCTGGATGCCTATATGGCCGAGCACTTCTGGAGCATCCTGCGCAACCCGACGTATTCGCTGCGCGTGGATGTGCCGCAGGCCGCAACACCTGCGCGCGTGACCGGCACGCTGTGGGGCGGCAATCTGGCGATGCTGTGCTGCCTCGTCGGCACGCCATACCTGCCGGAGATTCGCGACGGCATCCTCTGCGTTGAAGACATCAACGAACACCCGTACCGCGTCGAACGCATGCTGCTGCAGCTGCAGCAGGCCGGTGTGCTGGAAGCCCAGCAGGCGCTGGTGCTGGGCGATTTTTCGGGCTATCGCACCACGCCGTACGATGCCGGCTACGACTTCGACGCCATGCGCGACTATCTGGCCGAACGTCTGTCGATTCCGGTCCTTACTGGCCTGCCGTTCGGCCATTGCCCGACCAAGGCGACGCTGCCGATTGGCGCGCAGGCCGAGCTCGAGGTCGATGCCACGGGCTTTACGCTGCACTTGTCGGGGTATCCGACACTGAAGGCCTGA
- a CDS encoding polyketide synthase, protein MIVIAGMSCHFPGGDGLDAYWQLIRENRSAVGFPPLHRNELLGAAEALGIPVTGGYIDHENTFDADRFHIPEREALWMDPQQKLVLMHACKALEDAGLTVDEIKGSQTGVFVGAMANDLAYLQFGDVSNIEGMNITGNGLCLIANRLSYELDLHGPSMTIDTACSSSLVALHHAVRALRDGECDVAVVAGVNVILSAPLQKFYQMVGVGSPDGHCRSFSHRANGIGRAEGVGVLVLRREEDLPAERRRGYAVIRGSQVNHGGQSSRFTAPNVQAQVALLRQTYDKAGVQPSEIAYLEGHGTGTRQGDHMEIKALQQVFEGRESACALGSVKTLISHTEAASGIAGLIKVALMLTHRHVPSSAYADEPAPLLDAASPVQLVHDARALSPEQTYFMGVSAFGLGGTNAHVLLASHNA, encoded by the coding sequence ATGATTGTCATTGCTGGCATGAGCTGTCACTTTCCCGGGGGCGACGGGCTCGATGCCTACTGGCAGTTGATCAGGGAAAATCGTTCCGCTGTGGGGTTTCCACCTCTGCATCGAAATGAACTTCTTGGTGCGGCGGAAGCGTTGGGTATACCGGTCACTGGGGGGTATATCGACCATGAAAATACCTTCGATGCCGATCGGTTCCATATTCCGGAGCGTGAGGCGCTCTGGATGGATCCTCAGCAAAAGCTGGTGCTGATGCATGCATGCAAGGCTCTGGAAGATGCTGGCCTGACCGTCGACGAAATCAAGGGAAGCCAGACCGGCGTGTTCGTTGGCGCAATGGCAAATGATCTGGCGTATCTCCAGTTTGGCGACGTGTCCAATATCGAGGGCATGAATATCACGGGCAACGGCTTGTGCTTGATTGCCAACCGCTTGTCTTACGAACTGGATCTCCATGGTCCAAGCATGACGATTGATACAGCGTGTTCTTCGTCGCTCGTGGCACTGCATCATGCCGTTCGCGCGCTGCGTGATGGCGAATGCGATGTGGCCGTGGTGGCCGGCGTCAATGTGATCCTGTCCGCCCCGCTGCAAAAGTTCTATCAGATGGTGGGGGTGGGATCTCCGGATGGTCACTGCCGGTCGTTCAGCCATCGCGCCAACGGGATCGGGCGGGCGGAGGGTGTAGGCGTATTAGTGCTGCGCCGTGAAGAGGACTTGCCTGCCGAGCGCCGTCGTGGCTATGCCGTTATTCGTGGCAGCCAGGTCAATCATGGCGGGCAAAGCAGCCGCTTTACGGCTCCCAATGTTCAGGCACAGGTGGCGTTGCTACGGCAAACCTATGACAAGGCGGGTGTTCAGCCGAGCGAGATCGCTTACCTCGAGGGGCACGGCACAGGTACCAGGCAGGGCGACCACATGGAGATCAAGGCGTTGCAGCAGGTCTTTGAAGGTCGGGAATCGGCCTGCGCCCTGGGATCGGTCAAAACGCTCATCAGCCACACCGAGGCCGCGTCAGGTATTGCGGGGCTGATCAAAGTGGCACTCATGCTGACCCACCGGCATGTGCCATCAAGCGCCTATGCGGATGAGCCCGCGCCGTTGCTTGATGCTGCGTCGCCTGTGCAACTGGTACACGACGCGCGCGCACTGAGCCCCGAGCAAACGTATTTCATGGGGGTCAGCGCGTTTGGCCTGGGCGGCACCAACGCGCATGTTCTCTTGGCCTCGCACAACGCTTGA
- a CDS encoding alpha/beta hydrolase, with translation MYYMDRGEGRTIVLLHSYLANAFMWTPQVQALEAHYRVIVPDLWGHGSSGPLPKGTEGLAALTRQLQQLLDSLEVERYVLVGQSIGGMLAAELASISPARAEGVVLIGTHLGAEPAGPQAYFLDMLDRLEASGAFSPALLDEAVSLFFRGSASTTASLKASFRKQLSSRSAEALRESIIPIGRMIFQRVDRRSLLDGLAAASTLVMCGEHDSVRPPSESREMAERIGCRYVEVPDASHTSNLEQPEFVTQALLSFLAKLDRR, from the coding sequence ATGTACTACATGGATCGTGGCGAGGGTAGGACGATCGTCCTGCTGCACAGCTATCTTGCAAACGCGTTCATGTGGACCCCTCAGGTCCAGGCGCTCGAGGCGCACTACCGCGTCATTGTTCCGGACCTGTGGGGGCATGGCAGCTCAGGGCCGTTGCCTAAGGGCACGGAAGGCTTGGCAGCACTGACTCGCCAACTACAGCAACTGCTCGATAGTCTGGAAGTGGAACGCTACGTCCTGGTCGGTCAATCGATCGGGGGAATGCTGGCGGCCGAGCTTGCGTCGATATCACCTGCGCGAGCGGAGGGGGTGGTGTTGATAGGGACGCATCTCGGCGCAGAACCGGCGGGGCCGCAAGCCTATTTCTTAGACATGCTGGATCGCCTTGAGGCTAGCGGAGCGTTCTCCCCAGCCTTGCTCGATGAGGCGGTATCCCTGTTCTTCCGTGGTTCGGCATCCACCACGGCTTCCCTGAAGGCATCGTTTCGGAAGCAGCTTTCGTCCAGGTCTGCGGAGGCATTGCGGGAAAGCATCATCCCTATCGGGCGCATGATTTTTCAGCGCGTCGATCGGCGGTCTCTTTTAGATGGCCTGGCTGCAGCATCCACCTTGGTCATGTGCGGCGAACATGACTCGGTACGACCGCCGTCGGAATCGCGGGAAATGGCCGAGCGCATCGGATGCCGATACGTGGAAGTCCCTGACGCGAGTCATACATCCAACCTGGAGCAGCCCGAGTTTGTTACGCAGGCGCTGCTGAGTTTTCTGGCCAAGCTGGATCGCCGCTAG
- a CDS encoding ABC-F family ATPase, protein MLSTANITMQFGPKPLFENISVKFGEGNRYGLIGANGCGKSTFMKILGGDLEPSAGNVMLEPGVRLGKLRQDQFAYEDMRVLDVVMMGHTEMWAAAQERDAIYANPEATDDDYMKAADLEAKYAEYDGYTAEARAGELLLGVGIPTEQHSGPMSDVAPGWKLRVLLAQALFSNPDVLLLDEPTNNLDINTIRWLESVLNERNSTMIIISHDRHFLNSVCTHMADMDYGTLKVYPGNYDDYMEASMQARERLQAANARAKERISDLQDFVRRFSANKSKARQATSRLKMIDKIKVEDIKPSSRQNPFVRFEFEKKLHNLAVETENARKTYDRKIFDNLTMAVRAGERIAIIGENGAGKTTLLRSLLNGAVKTGVQRGIEIDGGSIKWAEHANVGYMPQDTYEEFPEDRDLMDWMSQWTQAGDDDQSLRGTMGRLLFSADDIKKSVKVLSGGEKGRMIWGKLMLGRHNVLALDEPTNHMDMESIESLQIALDKFEGTLIFVSHDRELISALATRIIEVRPNGTMTDYLGTYDEYLQSQGVEV, encoded by the coding sequence GTGCTTTCCACCGCCAACATCACCATGCAGTTCGGGCCCAAGCCCTTGTTCGAGAACATCTCGGTCAAGTTTGGCGAGGGCAATCGCTATGGCCTGATCGGCGCCAACGGCTGCGGCAAGTCGACCTTCATGAAGATCCTGGGCGGCGATCTGGAGCCGAGCGCTGGCAACGTGATGCTGGAACCGGGCGTGCGCCTCGGTAAGCTGCGCCAGGACCAGTTCGCCTATGAAGACATGCGCGTGCTGGACGTGGTGATGATGGGCCACACCGAAATGTGGGCCGCCGCACAAGAGCGCGACGCCATCTACGCCAACCCGGAAGCCACGGACGACGACTACATGAAGGCCGCCGACCTGGAGGCCAAGTACGCCGAATACGACGGCTACACCGCCGAGGCACGTGCCGGTGAACTGCTGCTGGGCGTCGGCATTCCGACCGAGCAGCACAGCGGCCCGATGAGCGACGTCGCGCCCGGCTGGAAGCTGCGCGTGCTGCTGGCGCAGGCGCTGTTCTCGAACCCGGACGTGCTGCTGCTGGACGAACCGACCAACAACCTCGACATCAACACGATCCGCTGGCTGGAATCGGTGCTCAACGAGCGCAATTCCACCATGATCATCATCTCCCACGATCGCCACTTCCTGAACTCGGTCTGCACGCACATGGCCGACATGGACTACGGCACGCTCAAGGTCTACCCGGGCAACTACGACGACTACATGGAAGCCTCCATGCAGGCACGTGAACGCCTGCAGGCCGCCAATGCGCGCGCCAAGGAGCGCATCTCCGACTTGCAGGACTTCGTGCGCCGCTTCTCGGCCAACAAGTCCAAGGCCCGTCAGGCCACGTCGCGTTTGAAGATGATCGACAAGATCAAGGTGGAAGACATCAAGCCGTCGTCGCGCCAGAACCCGTTCGTGCGCTTCGAATTCGAGAAGAAGCTGCACAACCTGGCAGTGGAAACCGAAAACGCGCGCAAGACGTACGACCGCAAGATTTTCGACAACCTGACCATGGCCGTGCGGGCCGGTGAACGGATCGCCATCATCGGCGAGAACGGCGCGGGCAAGACCACGCTGCTGCGCTCGCTGCTCAACGGTGCGGTCAAAACCGGCGTGCAGCGCGGCATCGAGATCGACGGCGGCAGCATCAAATGGGCCGAGCACGCCAACGTCGGCTACATGCCGCAGGACACCTACGAAGAATTCCCCGAAGACCGCGACCTGATGGACTGGATGAGCCAGTGGACGCAGGCCGGCGACGATGACCAATCCCTGCGCGGCACGATGGGCCGCCTGCTGTTCTCGGCCGACGACATCAAGAAGAGCGTCAAGGTGCTTTCCGGTGGTGAGAAAGGCCGCATGATCTGGGGCAAGCTGATGCTGGGCCGCCACAACGTGCTGGCGCTGGACGAGCCGACCAACCACATGGACATGGAGTCGATCGAGTCGCTGCAGATTGCGCTCGACAAGTTCGAGGGCACGCTGATCTTCGTGTCGCACGACCGCGAGCTGATCAGCGCCCTGGCCACGCGCATTATCGAAGTGCGTCCGAACGGCACGATGACCGACTACCTCGGCACGTACGACGAGTACCTGCAGAGCCAAGGTGTGGAAGTCTGA
- the tadA gene encoding tRNA adenosine(34) deaminase TadA, whose product MTTPHVLTPPADMSTHERDGYWMQQALVQAKFAWGQGEVPVGAVVVRGNEIVGVGYNAPIGTHDPSAHAEMRALRQAAEKLGNYRLPDCEVFVTLEPCVMCAGAMLHARVARVVYGAPDPKTGAAGSILDLFAETRLNHQTAITGSVLAQECGDMLRAFFAERRASQKAARLATTETDNPAA is encoded by the coding sequence ATGACCACGCCGCACGTCCTCACGCCGCCCGCTGACATGTCCACCCACGAGCGCGACGGCTACTGGATGCAGCAGGCGCTCGTGCAGGCCAAGTTCGCGTGGGGGCAGGGCGAGGTGCCGGTGGGCGCCGTGGTCGTGCGCGGCAACGAGATCGTCGGCGTCGGCTACAACGCGCCGATCGGCACGCACGATCCGTCCGCCCACGCGGAGATGCGCGCCTTGCGCCAAGCGGCCGAGAAGCTCGGCAACTACCGCCTGCCCGACTGCGAAGTCTTCGTGACGCTGGAGCCCTGCGTGATGTGCGCCGGGGCCATGCTGCACGCGCGTGTGGCACGCGTCGTCTATGGCGCGCCGGACCCGAAGACGGGCGCTGCCGGCAGCATCCTCGACCTGTTTGCCGAGACGCGCCTGAACCACCAGACCGCCATTACCGGCAGCGTGCTCGCGCAGGAATGCGGCGACATGCTGCGTGCCTTCTTTGCCGAGCGCCGCGCCAGCCAGAAGGCCGCGCGTCTTGCCACAACCGAAACCGACAACCCCGCCGCATGA